One Misgurnus anguillicaudatus chromosome 20, ASM2758022v2, whole genome shotgun sequence DNA segment encodes these proteins:
- the myclb gene encoding protein L-Myc-1b, with product MPGINSNASRNKKWEMEEYDQYQHYFYDDHNSDEDFFKSTAPSEDIWKKFELVPTPPMSPVWILEGTGPSPGDRLEWVSQFLGQDDEQEGQCKLNAEETLENLSSIIIQDCMWSSFSASRQLEKVVNERLSCTAQSKLAGKAQCVPVDAPGVNSLATDCVDPAAVLPFPTSGSCKKQVSSGSESRTDSSDDEEIDVVTVEHKQNKSRLVNGRKPVTITVRADPYDPCMKRFHISIHQQQHNYAARSPDSYPEEEEEEEEPPPAKKIRQENLQPRLCSTPQTLESRSQLPSPTVPAPCQTASPTHSSYHPKSQPSSPQSSDCEDTDKRKTHNFLERKRRNDLRSRFLALRDEIPGLVDCPKTPKVVILTRATDYLRTLHANDKQKTQEKKRLKSRQQQLLRRLAELKRA from the exons ATGCCAGGGATCAATTCAAACGCATCGCGCAATAAGAAGTGGGAGATGGAGGAATACGACCAATATCAGCACTATTTCTACGACGACCACAACTCGGACGAGGACTTTTTCAAATCCACCGCACCGAGCGAGGACATTTGGAAAAAATTCGAGCTGGTGCCAACCCCGCCCATGTCTCCTGTTTGGATACTGGAGGGTACCGGCCCATCTCCGGGGGACAGACTGGAGTGGGTCTCCCAATTCCTGGGACAGGACGACGAGCAGGAAGGACAGTGCAAACTGAATGCGGAGGAGACTTTGGAGAATTTGAGCTCCATCATTATTCAGGACTGTATGTGGAGCAGTTTCTCCGCCAGCCGGCAGCTGGAGAAAGTTGTGAACGAGCGCCTGTCGTGCACGGCGCAGTCGAAACTCGCCGGTAAGGCGCAGTGCGTCCCCGTGGACGCGCCGGGTGTCAACAGCCTGGCGACAGATTGCGTGGATCCAGCAGCTGTCCTTCCCTTCCCTACGAGCGGCAGCTGCAAGAAACAGGTGTCGTCCGGGTCAGAATCAAGAACAGACTCATCTG ATGATGAAGAGATCGATGTAGTGACAGTGGAACACAAGCAAAACAAGTCACGCTTGGTAAACGGGCGTAAACCAGTCACCATCACAGTCCGCGCAGACCCCTATGACCCCTGCATGAAGCGTTTCCACATCTCCATTCACCAGCAACAACACAACTACGCCGCTCGCTCGCCAGACAGTTATcctgaagaagaagaagaagaggaggagcCGCCTCCTGCCAAAAAGATCAGGCAAGAGAACCTGCAGCCACGGCTGTGTTCCACACCACAAACCCTCGAAAGCAGAAGCCAACTACCCTCCCCGACAGTTCCCGCCCCATGTCAGACTGCCTCACCGACTCATTCGTCCTACCACCCCAAGTCTCAGCCATCCAGCCCTCAAAGTTCAGACTGTGAAGACACGGATAAGCGCAAGACACACAATTTTTTGGAGAGAAAGCGCCGTAATGACTTGCGTTCTCGGTTCCTGGCCCTTCGGGATGAGATCCCGGGCCTGGTTGACTGTCCGAAAACGCCCAAGGTTGTGATCTTGACCAGGGCGACAGATTACCTGCGTACGCTGCATGCCAATGACAAACAGAAGACCCAAGAGAAGAAGCGGTTGAAAAGCAGGCAACAGCAGTTACTACGGAGGCTCGCTGAACTAAAACGTGCATAA